From Brassica oleracea var. oleracea cultivar TO1000 chromosome C3, BOL, whole genome shotgun sequence, a single genomic window includes:
- the LOC106332890 gene encoding LOW QUALITY PROTEIN: UDP-glycosyltransferase 89A2 (The sequence of the model RefSeq protein was modified relative to this genomic sequence to represent the inferred CDS: deleted 2 bases in 1 codon) — protein MSTPHIAVFPFPAQGHLLPLLDLTHHLCLRGVTVSVIVTPGNVTYLSPLLSAYPTSVSSVFFPFPPHPALPPGVENVRDVGNSGNLPIMASLRRLRDPIVLWFRSHPNPPVALVSDFFLGWTHGLCDQIGVPRFAFFSISSFLVSVLRFCFENVDRIRSTDPVRLLDLPRSPIFKEEHLPSVFRRCLQAPSPDLLETARDFSMNALGYGSVFNSSLCVEDEYLEHVKKQSTSHERFYVTGPLCSIEPGLKSESGSLDSNLLSWLDGSPDGSVLYVCFGSQKSLTQDQCRALALGLERSMARFVWVVKTDPMIPDGFEDRVSGRGILVRGWVPQLLVLRHVAVAGFLSHCGWNSVLEGITSGAVILGWPMEADQFVNARLLVDHLGAAVRVCQGAETVPDPDDLGRVIAEMMGEGGRKVAARAEELRWKTDAEANGSSIVDLQRLVEEFGKLLSLSPLR, from the exons ATGTCGACACCGCACATTGCGGTGTTCCCCTTCCCAGCACAAGGCCACTTGCTTCCTCTCCTCGACTTAACTCACCATCTCTGCCTCCGCGGCGTCACCGTCTCCGTCATCGTCACTCCCGGAAACGTAACCTACCTCTCTCCTCTCCTCTCCGCATATCCCACCTCCGTCTCGTCCGTATTTTTCCCGTTCCCTCCTCATCCTGCCCTC CCCCCCGGCGTCGAGAACGTCAGAGACGTCGGAAACTCCGGGAACCTGCCGATCATGGCGTCTCTTCGTCGGCTCCGAGATCCGATCGTCCTCTGGTTCCGATCTCATCCAAATCCACCTGTCGCTCTGGTCTCCGACTTCTTCCTCGGATGGACTCACGGCCTCTGCGATCAGATCGGCGTCCCTCGCTTTGCTTTCTTCTCGATCAGCTCGTTCTTAGTCTCCGTGCTCCGGTTCTGCTTCGAGAACGTGGATCGGATCAGATCAACGGATCCGGTTCGTCTCCTTGATCTTCCTCGTTCTCCGATCTTCAAGGAGGAGCATCTTCCGTCCGTGTTCCGACGATGCCTCCAAGCTCCGTCACCGGATCTCCTCGAAACGGCCAGAGACTTCTCCATGAATGCTTTGGGCTACGGATCTGTTTTCAATTCCTCGCTCTGTGTGGAAGACGAGTATCTGGAGCACGTGAAGAAACAGAGCACGAGTCATGAACGGTTTTACGTAACCGGTCCGCTTTGTTCAATTGAACCGGGTTTGAAATCCGAGTCCGGTTCTCTAGACTCGAATTTGCTGAGCTGGCTCGACGGTTCCCCGGACGGGTCAGTGCTCTACGTTTGTTTCGGAAGTCAAAAGAGCTTGACCCAAGATCAGTGCCGTGCTCTCGCGCTTGGCCTCGAGAGAAGCATGGCCCGGTTCGTCTGGGTGGTTAAAACAGATCCGATGATACCCGACGGGTTCGAGGATCGGGTTTCCGGACGTGGAATCCTCGTCAGAGGGTGGGTCCCGCAGCTGCTGGTGTTGCGACACGTGGCCGTCGCTGGGTTTTTGAGCCATTGCGGATGGAACTCGGTGCTTGAAGGTATAACGAGTGGGGCCGTGATATTGGGCTGGCCCATGGAAGCGGACCAGTTCGTGAACGCGAGGTTGCTTGTGGACCATTTGGGTGCTGCTGTTAGGGTTTGCCAAGGGGCTGAAACTGTGCCTGACCCGGATGACTTGGGTCGGGTTATAGCGGAGATGATGGGTGAGGGTGGACGTAAAGTGGCTGCTCGAGCAGAGGAGCTAAGGTGGAAGACTGACGCCGAGGCAAATGGAAGCTCTATTGTTGATTTACAAAGACTTGTTGAAGAGTTTGGAAAACTCTTAAGTCTATCACCACTACGTTAA
- the LOC106334847 gene encoding FAD synthase-like has product MEIDKAIGECDDKRLKTKYNNAIFVIKRALSLYSIEEVAFSFNGGKDSTVLLHLLRAGYFLHKKELSSSNGGLSGFPVRTIYFESPSAFTEINAFTYDAAQTYGIQLDIIRQDFKSGLEALLKANPIRAIFLGVRIGDPTAVGQEQFSPSSPGWPPFMRVNPILDWSYRDVWAFLLTCKVKYCSLYDQGYTSIGSIHDTVPNALLSVNDTSSKEKFKPAYLLSDGRLERAGRVKKNAALKNDVGSDSQNHEVLLASVIAVGDEILSGTVEDQLGLSLCKKLTSVGWSVQQTSVLRNDIDSVSEEVDRQRSICDMVFIYGGVGPLHSDVTLAGVAKAFGVRLAPDEEFEEYLRHLISEQCTGDRNEMAQLPEGITELLHHEKLSVPLIKCRNVIVLAATNTKELEKEWECLTELTKLGGSTSLMESKRLMTSLTDVEVAEPLSKLGLEFPDIYLGCYRKSRRGPIIICLKGKDNARIDSAVQALCKKFKEGVFVDMK; this is encoded by the exons ATGGAGATCGACAAAGCGATAGGAGAATGCGACGATAAGAGGTTGAAGACAAAGTACAACAACGCCATCTTCGTCATCAAACGAGCTCTTTCTCTTTACTC TATTGAAGAAGTCGCCTTTAGTTTCAATGGAGGAAAAGATTCCACT GTGTTACTGCACCTTCTCAGAGCCGGCTATTTTTTGCATAAGAAAGAGCTGAGCTCTTCTAATGGAGGCCTATCAGGTTTTCCTGTCCGTACCATATACTTCGAGAGCCCTTCTGCCTTCACTGAGATCAATGCATTCACTTATGATGCAGCTCAAAC TTACGGTATCCAGCTTGATATCATTCGTCAAGATTTCAAATCCGGGTTGGAGGCATTGTTAAAAGCTAACCCTATCAGAGCTATTTTCCTCGGCGTACGAATTGGTGATCCTACTGCT GTTGGTCAAGAGCAATTTTCTCCTAGCTCCCCTGGATGGCCACCTTTTATGAGGGTCAATCCTATTTTGGATTGGTCATATAG AGACGTTTGGGCGTTTCTCTTAACTTGCAAGGTCAAGTATTGCAGTCTTTATGACCAGGG ATATACATCAATTGGGAGTATTCATGATACTGTGCCCAACGCGTTGTTGTCTGTTAACGACACCAGCAGCAAAGAGAAATTCAAACCTGCTTATTTGCTTTCTGATGGGAGGTTAGAGAGGGCAGGCAGAGTCAAGAAAAATGCTGCACTCAAGAATGACGTAGGAAGTGATTCACAAAACCACGAGGTGCTTTTGGCTTCAGTTATTGCTGTTGGCGATGAGATTCT GTCTGGCACTGTTGAAGATCAGTTAGGACTGTCTCTGTGTAAAAAGCTGACTTCTGTTGGTTGGTCGGTGCAACAGACTTCTGTTCTTCGGAATGAT ATAGATTCTGTATCCGAGGAAGTTGACCGCCAAAGATCTATCTGTGATATG GTGTTTATTTATGGAGGAGTTGGTCCTTTGCATTCAGATGTTACTCTGGCTGGTGTTGCTAAGGCATTTGGGGTTCGCCTG GCGCCTGATGAAGAGTTTGAGGAATACCTGAGGCATCTAATCAGCGAACAGTGCACAGGTGACAGGAATGAA ATGGCTCAGTTACCGGAAGGAATTACTGAACTACTGCATCATGAAAAGCTTTCAGTGCCATTG ATCAAGTGCCGCAATGTGATTGTTCTAGCTGCTACAAACACTAAGGAGCTCGAGAAGGAATGGGAGTGTCTGACCGAGCTAACCAAATTGGGTGGAAGTACATCACTCATGGAGTCAAAGCGCTTGATGACATCTTTGACAGAT GTTGAAGTTGCAGAACCTCTTTCCAAACTTGGTCTTGAGTTCCCAGACATATATCTTG GGTGTTACCGGAAATCCAGAAGAGGTCCTATTATCATCTGCTTGAAGGGAAAG GATAATGCGCGGATTGACTCAGCCGTACAGGCTCTATGCAAGAAATTCAAGGAAGGTGTATTCGTAGACATGAAATAG
- the LOC106332011 gene encoding dual specificity phosphatase Cdc25, producing MKSICSFFGRKKKKMAARSISYITSTQLLPLHRRPNIAIIDVRDEERNYDGHIAGSLHYASGSFEDRISHLVQNVKDKDTLVFHCALSQVRGPTCARRLVNYLDEKKQETGIKNIMILERGFNGWEAAGKPVCRCADVPCKGDCT from the exons ATGAAAAGCATATGTTCTTTCTTCGGCAGAAAGAAGAAGAAGATGGCGGCGAGAAGCATCTCTTACATCACCTCAACTCAGCTCCTTCCTCTTCATCGTCGTCCCAACATAGCAATCATCGATGTCAG GGATGAAGAGAGGAACTATGATGGGCATATAGCTGGCTCGCTACACTATGCTAGTGGCTCTTTTGAAGACAGGATCTCTCATCTTGTTCAAAATGTCAAGGATAAAGACACACTTGTCTTCCATTGTGCTTTGAGCCAG GTTCGTGGCCCAACATGTGCTAGGAGACTGGTGAATTACCTCGACGAGAAGAAACAAGAAACTGGAATAAAAAACATAATGATCTTGGAACGTGGCTTCAATGGCTGGGAAGCTGCTGGAAAACCCGTTTGCCGCTGCGCCGACGTTCCTTGCAAAGGCGACTGCACCTAA